One Nostoc punctiforme PCC 73102 DNA window includes the following coding sequences:
- a CDS encoding class I SAM-dependent DNA methyltransferase: MVYSKQRNTNHDTIASMYDLKGLEHHDITLNCIDRLILKNIPKGSHIFDLGCGTGQIAQRLLKRGYQVTGLDSSEGMLKVARENAPDGKFILDDARFFKLPPTFYAAISTDVVLNYILRIEELKDALQNVYNALLENGIFAFELYLEELCELDWKNSDTGGCVKDNNVWVDIWSYDTEKKIGRKDTTRFQLINGLWQRSDRSFFLKAYSTTEVKSALEEVGFTGITIYDINRDLGVERGSDTAVFVCHKPLSE; this comes from the coding sequence ATGGTGTATTCCAAACAACGCAATACCAATCATGATACTATAGCTTCTATGTATGACTTGAAAGGTCTAGAGCATCATGACATTACATTAAATTGCATAGATAGATTAATTCTAAAAAATATTCCCAAAGGATCGCACATTTTTGACCTTGGTTGCGGTACAGGGCAAATTGCACAACGATTACTGAAAAGAGGGTATCAAGTAACAGGACTTGATAGTTCTGAAGGAATGCTTAAGGTTGCAAGGGAGAATGCACCCGATGGTAAATTTATTTTAGATGATGCCCGATTTTTTAAATTGCCACCAACTTTCTATGCAGCTATTTCGACAGATGTTGTCCTCAACTATATCCTCAGGATTGAGGAATTGAAAGATGCATTACAAAATGTTTATAATGCTCTGCTAGAAAATGGTATCTTTGCCTTTGAATTGTATCTGGAAGAATTGTGTGAACTAGATTGGAAAAATAGTGATACTGGTGGTTGCGTAAAAGATAATAACGTCTGGGTAGATATTTGGAGTTACGATACAGAAAAGAAAATTGGTCGAAAAGATACTACTAGATTCCAATTAATAAATGGTCTTTGGCAACGATCGGATAGGAGTTTTTTCTTAAAAGCTTATTCAACAACAGAGGTTAAATCGGCTCTAGAAGAGGTAGGATTTACAGGAATTACCATATACGATATAAATCGTGATTTGGGAGTAGAACGAGGGTCTGATACTGCCGTCTTTGTTTGTCATAAACCGTTAAGTGAGTAG
- a CDS encoding condensation domain-containing protein, giving the protein MNKKNIEAIYPLSAPQQGMLFETLYSPEPGIHIEQLTGVFQGNLDISAFERAWQQVIDRHSVLRTCFIWKEQDEPLQVVLRQVKVPLEQLDWHQFSSSQVKEELEAFLQAERHQGINLSKAPLIRLALIHLGKENYQFICTHHHILMDGWSVSSIFQEFFAFYEAFCQGQDLHLEKPRPYRDYIAWLKKQDLSKPEAFWRKTLQGFTRPTPLGTTVESLSVADPEDIYGEQKVYLSAPATATLQSLAKQYRLTLNTVIQGVWALLLSHYSRQEDVVFGITVSGRQSDLEGVESMTGMLINSLPIRVKVSPRASFWFWLKDIQTYNVELQQYEYSPTGQIHQWSEVPGALSLYESLLVFENFPDISRQQSSVLSINISQTHFKGAQTKYALTLLVVPDSELRFDLIYDTRRFDRADVTCIQDHLIGLLENIVAAPEEQHIATLLDKIPANQIPKIRLLPKHEPDNFGHVFVAPRNPVEEVLAGIWKQILGVEQVGVDDNFFELGGHSLLATQVMSRVRDAFCLELPLRHLFESPTIASLAKQIEIVMRLEQKLETPAITRISRNGNLPLSFAQARLWLLEQLYPGSLTYNDLSGLRLVGSLNLGVLEQSLQEIIRRHEALRTTFYMVNGQPFQAIACSLTIKIPVVDLRELPEAQKEAVVQQLITEESQRCFDLVQGPLLRCTLLRIHEQEHIVLFTIHHIVSDGWSMGVFVQELATLYEVFCAGKPSPLSELPIQYADFAIWQKQWLQGEVLEAQLSYWKKQLGSNLPILQLPTVRPRAEVKTSPCATQFFNIPSNLSQQLQALTRQEGATLFMTLLAGFQILLQLYTQQDDIIVGTDVANRNRAEIESLIGFFVNLLVLRTDLSGNPSFRELLGRVREVALGAYAHQDLPFEKLVEVLQPERNLSNTSPLFQVLFVLQNAPMPTLELPGLTLSFLEIQNKIARFDLALFLTETEQGILGKLQYNAELFDAATITRMTNHFQTLLNSIVSQPDVQIGNLEMLTEAERNQQVRQKRERKAFNQEKLIGITPKAISSLPEKLVETCYFQTGQTFPLVIKPASNDIDLIAWSKMNQEFLDKELLKHGAILFRDFNIESVLDFENFAQVISPDLFDEYGDLPRTGEGGKVYGSTPYPPKKAILFHNESSHLHQWPLKIWFFCIQVAQQGGETPIIDCRKAYKIINPKLRERLAQKQLMYVRHYTKGLDVSWQNFFRSNDKLVVENYCRQARINFEWYNNSLITRQVRPALAVHPKTSESVFFNQIQLHHIAYLDAEVRESLLSTFGDKQLPRNVYYGDGTPIEDSVIAEINEVYQQCQTSFSWQQGDILMLDNMLIAHGRNPYVGSRKIVVAMGEMIKEI; this is encoded by the coding sequence CCACAGCAAGGTATGCTGTTTGAGACGCTGTATTCTCCAGAGCCAGGCATCCATATTGAGCAATTGACTGGTGTTTTTCAGGGAAATTTAGATATTTCTGCCTTTGAGCGAGCATGGCAGCAGGTTATAGACCGCCACTCAGTCTTGAGAACATGTTTCATCTGGAAAGAACAAGATGAGCCACTTCAGGTAGTACTTCGACAGGTGAAAGTACCGCTTGAACAACTAGACTGGCATCAGTTTTCATCATCTCAAGTCAAAGAAGAACTAGAGGCTTTTCTTCAGGCAGAACGTCATCAGGGTATAAACCTTTCCAAAGCACCGTTGATTCGCCTAGCTCTGATCCATTTGGGTAAAGAAAATTATCAATTTATTTGCACTCATCACCATATTTTGATGGATGGATGGTCTGTCTCTTCGATCTTCCAAGAATTCTTTGCCTTTTACGAAGCGTTCTGTCAAGGTCAAGACCTACATTTAGAAAAACCTCGTCCCTACAGAGACTATATCGCTTGGCTGAAAAAACAAGATTTGTCCAAACCAGAAGCATTCTGGCGCAAAACTCTACAGGGTTTTACCAGACCAACCCCACTGGGAACAACAGTAGAGTCGCTAAGTGTCGCTGACCCAGAAGACATTTACGGAGAACAGAAAGTTTACTTATCAGCACCTGCTACAGCTACCTTGCAATCTTTGGCAAAGCAATATCGCTTAACTTTGAATACGGTTATTCAGGGAGTTTGGGCATTGCTTTTGAGCCATTATAGTCGGCAAGAAGATGTCGTTTTTGGCATTACCGTCTCTGGTCGTCAGTCAGACTTAGAGGGGGTTGAATCAATGACTGGAATGTTGATCAATAGCTTACCCATACGGGTAAAGGTTTCCCCTAGAGCATCTTTCTGGTTTTGGCTCAAAGACATCCAGACCTATAATGTAGAGCTTCAGCAGTATGAATATAGCCCTACTGGTCAAATCCATCAATGGAGTGAAGTTCCGGGAGCCTTGTCTCTTTATGAAAGTCTTCTAGTTTTCGAGAACTTTCCAGATATATCAAGACAGCAATCATCAGTTCTAAGTATCAATATCAGTCAGACTCATTTTAAAGGGGCACAAACTAAATATGCCCTGACGTTGCTCGTAGTTCCAGACTCAGAACTCAGATTTGATCTGATCTACGATACACGTCGCTTCGATAGAGCCGACGTTACTTGCATTCAAGACCATTTGATCGGCTTACTTGAAAACATAGTTGCCGCTCCAGAAGAACAACACATCGCAACACTTTTAGATAAAATTCCAGCCAATCAAATCCCGAAAATCCGGTTGCTTCCAAAACATGAGCCAGACAATTTTGGTCATGTCTTTGTGGCACCGCGTAATCCTGTTGAGGAAGTCCTAGCCGGAATCTGGAAGCAAATTCTTGGTGTTGAGCAAGTGGGAGTTGACGACAACTTTTTTGAACTGGGTGGACATTCCTTACTTGCCACTCAAGTTATGTCTCGCGTGCGCGATGCTTTCTGCCTTGAACTACCCCTGCGTCACTTATTTGAATCACCTACTATCGCTAGCCTAGCTAAACAGATTGAAATTGTGATGAGACTGGAACAAAAGCTAGAAACTCCTGCCATCACACGCATTTCCCGAAATGGCAATTTACCACTATCTTTTGCTCAAGCTAGATTGTGGTTGCTAGAGCAACTATATCCTGGCAGCTTAACCTACAACGATCTATCTGGTTTACGTCTCGTTGGTTCCCTAAATTTAGGTGTGCTGGAGCAGAGTTTGCAGGAAATAATCCGTCGTCATGAAGCGTTGCGTACTACCTTCTATATGGTAAATGGACAACCATTTCAAGCGATCGCTTGCAGTCTAACTATCAAAATACCAGTAGTGGACTTACGGGAGTTACCAGAAGCACAGAAGGAAGCTGTTGTTCAACAACTGATTACAGAAGAATCGCAACGGTGTTTTGACCTAGTGCAAGGGCCATTACTAAGATGTACTCTCCTGCGTATCCACGAGCAAGAACATATAGTATTGTTCACAATCCATCATATTGTCTCAGATGGCTGGTCAATGGGTGTGTTTGTTCAAGAATTAGCAACATTGTACGAGGTATTTTGTGCCGGAAAACCTTCTCCGCTTTCAGAACTACCCATACAGTATGCAGACTTTGCAATCTGGCAAAAACAGTGGTTGCAGGGGGAGGTACTAGAAGCTCAACTTAGCTACTGGAAAAAGCAATTAGGAAGCAACCTTCCTATACTGCAATTACCTACAGTTCGCCCACGGGCAGAAGTTAAAACTAGTCCTTGTGCAACTCAATTCTTCAACATTCCCTCTAACCTATCTCAACAACTGCAAGCACTTACCCGCCAAGAGGGTGCTACTTTATTCATGACCCTACTGGCAGGGTTTCAAATATTACTACAACTTTATACCCAGCAGGATGACATCATTGTTGGCACTGATGTTGCTAATCGTAATCGAGCCGAAATCGAATCATTAATTGGCTTTTTTGTCAATTTGCTGGTCTTACGCACCGATTTGAGCGGAAACCCCAGTTTTCGTGAGTTACTTGGGCGAGTCCGCGAGGTAGCATTAGGAGCTTATGCTCATCAAGATTTGCCCTTCGAGAAATTAGTAGAGGTTTTGCAACCTGAGCGCAATTTGAGTAATACATCGCCACTATTTCAGGTATTGTTTGTCCTTCAGAATGCCCCAATGCCAACCTTAGAATTGCCAGGATTGACCTTAAGTTTCTTGGAAATTCAAAACAAAATAGCTAGGTTTGATTTAGCACTATTTTTAACAGAAACAGAACAGGGAATTTTGGGCAAGTTGCAGTATAACGCCGAACTTTTTGATGCTGCTACCATCACTCGGATGACAAATCACTTCCAGACACTGCTTAACAGCATTGTGTCTCAACCTGATGTGCAGATTGGCAATTTAGAAATGTTGACTGAGGCTGAAAGAAACCAACAAGTTAGGCAAAAAAGAGAGCGTAAAGCATTTAATCAGGAGAAGTTAATCGGCATTACTCCTAAAGCTATTAGCTCGTTGCCAGAAAAATTAGTCGAAACTTGTTACTTTCAAACAGGACAAACATTTCCCCTAGTAATTAAGCCTGCTAGTAACGATATTGATTTGATTGCTTGGTCTAAAATGAATCAGGAATTTTTAGACAAGGAATTGTTAAAACATGGCGCAATTTTGTTTAGAGACTTCAATATAGAATCAGTATTAGATTTTGAAAATTTTGCCCAGGTAATTTCTCCAGACTTATTTGATGAATATGGTGATTTACCCCGGACTGGAGAGGGTGGTAAAGTTTATGGTTCTACTCCTTACCCGCCTAAAAAAGCTATTCTCTTTCATAACGAAAGTTCTCATTTACATCAGTGGCCTCTGAAAATTTGGTTTTTCTGCATCCAAGTAGCACAACAAGGTGGAGAAACACCAATTATAGACTGTCGAAAAGCTTACAAAATAATCAATCCCAAACTGAGAGAAAGATTAGCTCAAAAACAATTAATGTACGTCCGTCACTATACCAAAGGTCTGGATGTAAGCTGGCAAAATTTCTTTCGTAGCAATGACAAATTAGTTGTAGAAAATTATTGCCGTCAAGCTAGAATTAATTTTGAATGGTATAATAATAGTCTAATTACTCGCCAAGTTCGTCCAGCATTGGCAGTACATCCAAAAACTAGCGAGTCTGTATTTTTCAATCAAATTCAGTTACACCATATAGCATATTTAGACGCAGAAGTTAGAGAATCTCTATTGTCTACATTTGGAGATAAACAGCTACCGCGTAATGTTTATTACGGAGATGGTACTCCTATAGAAGATTCAGTTATTGCAGAAATTAATGAAGTTTATCAGCAATGTCAAACGAGCTTTTCTTGGCAGCAAGGTGATATTTTGATGTTAGATAATATGCTAATTGCTCACGGACGGAATCCTTATGTAGGTTCTCGGAAAATTGTTGTAGCAATGGGCGAAATGATTAAAGAAATATAA
- a CDS encoding non-ribosomal peptide synthetase: MPNKITQGFRLSPQQKRLWSLQQHSLAYFTQCALLIEGNIKPEALKAALEQVVIRHGILHTTFHYLPGMKIPVMVLGNRNILSWRDIDLSDCEPKELSRQIEYFFQEARSLSLDFEQGSLLHVSLLRLSVNKYILLISLPSLCADAWALKNLVTEISNSYSVCFQEKTVSEEVVQYIQFSEWQNQLLEDEDAESAKKYWDEQKISTLASLKLPFENKLLQPSKFEVDCYRLDITSNIKVEIATLAQKYNTSVAVVLLACWQTLIWRLTRQPDIIIGMASDRRDYEELHNLLGLVATWLPIKTYLTSDLRFKEVVELADRTIEASAEWQDYFVPEPIENHQLAFPIGFEFEQLPEELVAGDVSFSLEQYYSCIEQFKIKLSCNQRQHYLTTEFYYDINYFSADAIERIARQFQTLLTSVTAHPEEKISQLEILSPSDRQQLLVEFNQTYLDNIQHKCIHQLFEAQVQKTPNKIAVVFENQQLTYAQLNSKANQLADYLQQQGVKPEVLVGLCTERSLLMIIGLLGILKAGGAYLPLDPTLTKDGIAGRLQNTQIPVILTQQRLVNALPTHTAQIVCLDTDWDTIAQHKDENLSSEVTTENLAYVLFTSGSTGKPKGVAIEHQQLLNYLNGITQRLDLSTTTNFATVSTLAADLGNTGIFAALCTGGCLHVLSAECATDSAALAKYCRTHPIDCLKIVPSHLATLLAAAPSDSILPRQQLILGGEAANWQLIEQIQQQVPSSLIFNHYGPTEATVGVTTFAVEQQINHTQTVPLGRPLANTQIYLLDEQLQPVPVGVPGELYIGGAGLARGYLNQSDLTAAQFIPNPFADTGLIASKPGSRLYKTGDLARYLPDGNIEFLGRVDHQVKIRGFRIELGEIETTLCQHPQVQQAVASIREEEFGNKSLVAYVVPKQQQTLSVSELYRFLREKLPEYMMPATFIMLKALPLTPNGKVNRRELPESNGDRPELAATYEPPQTEIEQTIANIWQQMLHVEKVGIYDNFFDLGGHSLLLVQIHAKLRELLHTDISVINLFEYPTINSLAKYLIQKPTEISSFEESTERAESRTASRQSRAQYR, from the coding sequence ATGCCAAATAAAATAACTCAGGGTTTTCGGCTTTCTCCTCAACAAAAGCGTCTTTGGTCATTACAGCAGCATAGTTTAGCTTACTTTACTCAATGTGCCCTTCTTATTGAAGGTAATATCAAACCAGAAGCATTAAAAGCTGCTTTAGAGCAAGTCGTTATTCGACATGGGATTCTGCATACAACTTTTCACTACCTACCTGGAATGAAAATTCCTGTGATGGTTTTAGGAAACAGGAATATTCTATCGTGGCGTGACATTGATCTGAGTGATTGCGAACCAAAAGAACTCTCAAGGCAAATAGAATATTTTTTCCAAGAAGCACGAAGTCTTTCTCTCGATTTTGAGCAAGGATCACTGTTGCATGTATCTCTACTGAGGCTATCAGTAAATAAGTACATTTTACTTATCAGTCTGCCTTCACTTTGTGCTGATGCATGGGCACTAAAAAATTTGGTAACTGAAATCAGCAATTCCTATTCTGTTTGTTTCCAAGAAAAAACAGTATCAGAAGAAGTTGTACAATATATACAATTTTCTGAATGGCAGAATCAATTACTCGAAGATGAAGATGCAGAATCAGCTAAGAAATACTGGGATGAGCAAAAGATTTCGACACTTGCCTCTTTAAAGTTACCTTTTGAGAACAAACTATTACAGCCATCTAAGTTTGAAGTAGACTGTTATCGCTTAGATATTACCTCTAACATAAAAGTCGAGATTGCCACTTTAGCTCAAAAGTATAATACTTCCGTTGCTGTCGTTTTACTAGCTTGCTGGCAAACGCTGATTTGGCGACTTACAAGACAGCCAGATATCATCATCGGTATGGCTAGCGATCGCCGCGATTATGAAGAACTACATAACTTACTAGGACTTGTTGCTACTTGGTTGCCAATTAAAACTTATTTGACATCAGATTTACGTTTTAAAGAAGTTGTAGAACTAGCCGATCGGACTATAGAAGCTAGTGCAGAATGGCAAGATTATTTTGTGCCAGAACCAATAGAAAATCATCAACTGGCTTTTCCCATCGGTTTCGAGTTTGAACAGCTACCAGAAGAACTCGTTGCTGGCGATGTATCATTTTCTCTGGAGCAATATTACAGTTGTATTGAACAGTTTAAAATCAAACTTAGTTGTAATCAACGCCAGCATTATTTAACTACAGAATTTTACTACGATATCAATTATTTCTCAGCCGATGCTATTGAACGCATAGCCAGACAATTTCAAACTTTATTAACTAGTGTAACTGCTCATCCAGAAGAGAAAATTAGCCAATTAGAGATTCTCAGTCCAAGCGATCGCCAACAATTGTTAGTCGAATTTAACCAAACATATCTTGACAATATACAACATAAATGCATTCATCAACTATTTGAAGCACAAGTACAAAAAACACCGAATAAAATTGCCGTTGTCTTTGAAAACCAGCAATTAACCTATGCACAGTTGAATAGCAAAGCCAATCAACTTGCCGACTATTTACAGCAGCAAGGAGTCAAGCCGGAAGTTTTAGTAGGGCTTTGCACAGAGCGATCGCTATTGATGATTATTGGACTTTTGGGCATCCTCAAAGCTGGTGGAGCCTATTTACCGCTAGATCCAACTTTAACCAAAGATGGAATTGCTGGCCGATTGCAGAATACCCAAATACCAGTAATCTTGACACAACAGCGATTAGTAAATGCCCTACCAACGCATACAGCACAGATAGTCTGCTTAGACACAGATTGGGATACCATTGCTCAACACAAAGATGAAAATCTCAGCAGTGAAGTTACGACTGAGAATTTAGCTTATGTTTTATTCACCTCCGGCTCTACTGGTAAACCAAAAGGAGTAGCGATTGAACACCAACAACTTCTAAATTACCTTAACGGAATTACCCAGAGGTTAGACTTATCAACCACAACCAATTTTGCCACTGTTTCTACCTTAGCCGCAGACTTAGGTAATACTGGCATCTTTGCTGCGCTTTGCACTGGTGGATGTCTGCATGTGTTGTCTGCCGAGTGTGCTACTGACTCAGCAGCCTTGGCAAAATACTGCCGCACACATCCTATCGACTGTCTGAAAATTGTCCCTTCTCACCTTGCCACTCTTCTGGCTGCTGCACCATCCGATTCCATCTTGCCCCGCCAGCAATTAATTCTGGGTGGCGAAGCTGCAAATTGGCAACTGATTGAACAGATTCAGCAGCAAGTACCATCTAGTTTAATCTTCAATCACTATGGCCCTACAGAAGCCACGGTGGGGGTTACTACCTTCGCAGTTGAGCAGCAAATTAATCATACACAGACAGTACCCCTTGGTCGTCCACTTGCCAATACGCAGATTTATCTACTGGATGAGCAACTGCAACCAGTACCCGTTGGCGTACCGGGTGAATTGTACATCGGCGGTGCGGGATTAGCTAGGGGTTATCTGAATCAATCTGATTTAACAGCAGCACAGTTTATTCCCAATCCTTTTGCAGATACGGGATTGATTGCTTCTAAGCCAGGTTCACGATTATACAAAACTGGTGACTTAGCCCGCTACTTACCCGACGGTAATATTGAGTTTCTTGGACGAGTCGATCACCAAGTAAAAATTAGAGGCTTCCGCATTGAACTAGGAGAAATTGAAACTACACTGTGTCAACACCCGCAAGTGCAGCAGGCTGTAGCTTCTATCCGAGAAGAGGAGTTTGGCAACAAATCCTTGGTGGCTTATGTTGTTCCTAAGCAACAGCAAACACTCAGTGTTAGCGAACTGTATAGATTTCTGAGGGAGAAACTGCCAGAATACATGATGCCTGCAACTTTCATTATGTTAAAAGCTTTGCCACTAACACCCAATGGCAAAGTGAACCGTAGAGAACTCCCAGAATCAAATGGCGATCGCCCAGAATTGGCAGCAACTTATGAGCCACCACAAACTGAGATAGAGCAAACTATTGCTAATATCTGGCAACAGATGCTTCATGTTGAAAAGGTGGGCATTTACGATAACTTCTTCGATCTTGGTGGTCATTCATTACTTCTTGTGCAAATTCACGCCAAACTACGAGAACTTTTGCACACAGATATATCAGTAATTAACCTATTTGAATATCCAACCATCAACTCATTAGCTAAATATTTAATACAAAAACCAACTGAAATATCCTCTTTTGAGGAAAGCACTGAGCGTGCTGAGAGCCGCACTGCTTCTAGACAGTCAAGAGCGCAATATAGATAA